Within Amycolatopsis sp. cg5, the genomic segment GATCAGCCGGTGGCCGAGTTGGTCGATGACGAACTCACCCGGTGCGCTGCCGGGTTCGGGCTCGGGGAAGCCGAGCTGGCCGCGTGTTTCGCGCTCGGGGTCGTGCTCGCGCCCGCGCTCCGGCCGCTCGATGGGGCGTCGCCTGACGGGGTGCCGGAGTTCGCGCGGCGGCTCAACGCGCAGGTCGCGCGGGAGGGTTACGTACTGCATGCCCGGCGTGCGCTGGCCGGGGACACGCCGTTGACGCCACGGCCCGACGATGATCTCGTGCGGGAGCTGCGGGAGTTCGCCAAGCAATTCCTTGGCAGGCTGTGGATTCGGCTGCACGGGTTCGACGTGCGCGGGGAGTGGCCCGCTGACGCGGCCGAAGTCCGAGACCTCGTGACGGGTGTGGTGCGGTCGACGTCTCTCGACCTGCGGACGAAGGTGCGGCGCTCGCTCATGGCGCGGCTGCCTGAGCTGGAGGTGGCGTCGTGACGCACCCCCTGCGCACGCCCGTGATCGCCGCGGATGGCGCGCTGATCCGGTTCGACTTGGCCGCACTGCTGAGCGGAACGGTCACGTCGATGCGGATCGAGGTGACCGACGGCTCCGCCGAACAGTGGCTGACTCGCTTGTGTGGCAACGAAAACGCGATGGCCGCGCTCGCCGGGGAGGTCGACGTGCCGGTCGTGCCGGAGCTGGCCGAGCTGGCGTTGCTGCTGTGGGCGCGGCGGTGGTGGCCCGCGAGCGCGGTGCTCGGGATCGCGTCGCTGGATCCCGCGCTGCTGGACTTCGAAACGGCGCTGGCGACCGCGGCGGTCGAGGACGTGGCCGAGGGCATGCTCGACGGCTTCGAGGCGACGCCCGGTGAGCTTTACGACGCGGCCGCCGACTCGCTGCTCGCGGCGGCGGGACCGGTCGCCGCGGAAGCGCAAGGACTTTGCGCGGGGCTTGCCGCGTGGTTCGACGAGCGTGACGATGTCGTGCGTGCCGAAGCCGCCGCGGCACTAGCCGGGCGGCTGGAAGCTGTTGCGCCATCGCAACGTTCGTACGCGCTGGCCGCGGGCACGCCGCAGACGGCGGACGGGGCCGGACTGCTCGCCGAGGGACGCGCGAGCGTTGATTGGGCCCGCGTACCGCCAGGGGTGCTCGACGCCGCCGAGAACACGGTCGCGTGGCGCGTGCTCGCGGCGGGCGGTGCCACGTGGATGCACGTCGAGGTGGCCGGTGCGTTCGCGGACGCGGCGTTGACGGCCTACGCGACCAACCGCGGCGAGACGTTCGCGGAGGTGCCGCTCGCGCTCGGCGCCGGAAGTTTCGCGGGCTCGGTGGAGCTGGGCGAAGCCTCGGCCCGCCTTGCCGCGGTTCGCGATGTCCACATTGGAGTCGAGGTCGGCGCTGAGCCGGTTTTCGTGACCACGCCTGAAGATCGAGCCGCGGTCGTCGCGCTCGTGCGAGCGCGTGATGGCATGCCGCCGGTTGAGCGGACCTTGGCCGAGCGGGCGGCGGCCGGGTCCGCCGCCGAGGAGTTCTGACATGCTCATCGGCCTGCCGCCGCCGTCCGCGCTGCCTGATCGGCCGTTGCCCGCCGAGCTGGACGGCTCCAGCTCGCACGGCTACAACTGCCGTTGCGTGGCCGAGCATTTCGGCCTCGATCCCGCGGGCTACGGCGAGGTGCCCGCCTGTTCGCTGGATGAGAAGGCGTACCGGCGACTGCTGGTCGAGGCGAGTCAGGTGCAGGACAAGGGAAAGCGGCTGTCGGCCAAGCGGGATGTCGTGGGCGCGCACCGCGCGTACGGGAGGATGCGCGAGATCGCGCACGCGCTGGACCGGACCGATCTCGAACTCGCCGCGGTGAGCGACCTGGCCGTTCTCTGCTACTCGGCCGGTGACCTCCGTAACGCGAGGCAGTGTGCCGAGGCCGTGCTGACCGTGTTCAAGATCAGCACGATCGCGATCGTCCACTTCGGACAGTACGCCGAGCTGCGGATGATCGAGGGGTCGCGTGAGGTCGCCGAACGCGTGCTGATCAACCTCAGCATCGAGGAGAGCGACAGCGCGCGGGCTCGTGAGCTGATCGACGGGCAACGCGCCAGGGCCGCGTTCCGTAAGGCGGCCGAGCCGGGGCAGTTCCCGCCGGAGCTGCTCGACGTACACGGCGCCGACGAGATCGAGTTGCGGATTCTCGAAGTCCGGGTGCTCATCGCCGAAGGTGACCTGGTGGCCGCGCGGAGCGCGCTCGAATCGATCCTGGCCGCGCTGGCGAAACTCGCCGGTGTCGGCGAGATCCGGGATCAGGTGGCCGGGCTCGAGGCGATGGCGTTGGCCGAGCGCGGCCGCATCCGCCAGGCGGGCGGTGAGGAAGCCGACGCCGATTTCCTGCGGTTGAGCGCCAGGCACGACGGCCCGGCCGCGGCCAAGTTCGACATCCACCTCGCCGAGGCGCGAGCGGTGAGCGGTGACCTCGCGGGCGCGATCGACCTGATCGTCGCGGCCAGGGACCGGCTCGGCGCGGCGGGCCTGAGCGGCGACGTCGCCGACGCGAGCCACGCGCTCGGCTTCCTGCTGCTGCTCCACGGGCACATTCCGCAGGCGCGCGAACAGTTCGTCCACGCCGGACAGGTGTGGAAGGCCAATGGCGACACCGCGGGCCTGCGCAGGCTCGACGTCGCGCTGGCCAGGTGCGACGCGTCCGAGGGACGGTGGGAGTCGGCGTACGCGCACACCGCGCGGGCGCAGGAAGCCGCCGTCGCGTCGGGTGAGTGGCTCGAACGCCTGCGCGCCGATTTCCTGGCGGCGACGGTCCGGTACGCGCACGGCGAAGACCTGCCCGCGGTGCTGGATCTGCTGCTGCCGGTGGCGCTGGCAGCGGAGGAGTACCGGTTCCGGTTCGACTCGGCCGCCGCGCGGACGGCCTGGGCGAGCGGCGTCGCGGGCCCGGCGAACTCGCTGGTCATGGCCTTGCTGACGCAACTCGGCGAGCGTCGGCTGAGCGCCGAGATGATCGAGCGGACCTGTGCGGTCGGGTCGTTCAGCGGCGCCTCGATAGACCTCAGCGGGGTCGTGCCGAGCCTGTCGATGGTTCAGCCGTCGCCGGGGGAGCGGCTGCCGTTGGCGGCGCTGGGCGCGGTGACCGCGTCGCTGCCGTTGCGGCTCGCACCGCCGCCGGATCTGCGCTGGTCACCGGGTTCGGCGATGGAACTCGACCGCTGGCTCGCGATCGCGGCCGAGCGCTACGGCCTGCGCCGGGAGCCGGCCGAGCCGGTGCCGACCTGGCCCGCCGCCAGGGACGGCCGCGAGACCTTCGTGCTGCGCTACGCCGACGCCGGGCACACCTATCTGAGCTGGCGAAGCAGCACCGATCCGGACACCGTCCACACGCACCCGATCGACGCCAGGCTCATCGGGACGGCCCGGGAGTTCCTGGCCGAAGCCTCGCCGACGCCGCACGAGGGCGAAAGCGTCGCCGACGCGGTGGGCCGCGCGTTCGCCGCGTTCAGCCTCGCCGGTGAACAGCGGCTGGCGCGGAGTCTCGCGCTCAACCTGCTCCCGGCGGACCTGGTCACGTGCCTGCGGTCGGCCGACGCGGCCGGACGGCGGCCGTTGCTGCGCGTGCAGCCGTCGCCGAGCCTCGCGGCCGTGCCGTGGGGACTGCTCGCGTTGCCGGACCGGCGGCCGGAGCGGGTCCTGTCGCCTGGCGAAGAGGGGATCTGCTTCGACGGCGACGAGCGCGTGCTCGACATCGCCGACGTCTCGCTGCTCGCGCCCGCCGGGATCGCGCGGGTTTCGCCAGCGTCTGACGGACCGCCGGTGTACCTGCTCGATCCGCGGATCCCGGGGCAGAGCGCGTTCGGGGAACTCGGTTCGGTGCTGGGCAAGCAGGAGGAATCCTCGGCGCTGATCCGGCATCTCGACGCCCGGCTGGCAGCCGGTCCGGTCCGTCCCGATGCCACACGAGGACTCGACCTGGTGCGCCGGACCGACACCGACCGGCGGCTGCTGGCGAGTCTGCTGCGAGAGCCGTGCTCGCGCCTCGTCTTCGCTGGTCACGTCAGCCTTGTCTCGGGCGAGCATGGCGCGCAGACCGCTTTGCACCTGTCGTGCCCGGCGGAACTGCCGGGGACGGCGGCGCCGATCGGGGCGCATCGGCCGTTCACCGCCGCCGACCTCGCACTGTCCGAAGTGGACACTATGCCCGCGCGGGTCGCGTTGATCGGCTGTGCCAGCGCGAGTGATTTCGGCCTGGCCGAGCCGTTCGGCATGCTCCTGGCCGCGGTCGCGGCAGGCGCGAACGTGGTCGCCGCGACGGTGTGGGCGCTGCCGACCTCGGCGGCGGTGCCGTCCGGCGACCCGATGGCCGAGCTGATCATCGCCGCCGACCGCGCGCTGGCGGGCGACGACCCGGTCGGGGCGCTGTGCGAGTGGCAGCGGGAACGGCTCGCGCTGTGGCGCGCGGGTGGCGGGCCGGAGCGCTCGCCGGTCTTCTGGGCGGCTCTGACCTGCTTGGACGCGCAAACCTGGGTTCGGTAGCGGCGGCGTCCGCCGAAGCTGTGTGCAGCACAAAAGCACCGGCGAAAGGCAGGACGAGATGTTCAAGAAGATCCGCGACAAGGTCAACGAAGCCACCCAGCAGGGCATGGCCAGGGGCGCGCAGGACTTCCAGCGGCACGCGGCGCAGTTCCAGCAGGCGGCCGCCGCGCAGGGCCACCACATCGTGCCGCAGCTGCCGACCCCGCAGCTGGCCGCGCAGGCGTACCAGAACATGCAGGCCGACCCGGCGATGGCCGAGTTCCTGGCGCTGCCGGCGGACGAGCAGCTGCGTCAGCAGGCGGAACTGCAGGCGTACGGCACCGAGCTGCGGCGCCTCTACGACACCTGCGAGCACGCGACGCTGGTGATCGAGGCGCTGGAGGCGACCGGGCGGACGATCGCCGGGCAGGCGCAGTACAGCGCGACGCTCCAGGTGACCGTCCAGAGCGGCTCGACCTACCGGACGGTGATCCAGCTGATCGCGCCGCTGGCCACGATCCAGCAGTACGCGCCCGGCACCAAGCACGAAGCCCGCGTCGACCCGACCGACCCCGCCAAGGTCGGCGTGTTCGGCCCGATCGCCTGAGGGAGGCGTGATGTTCGCACTCGGACTGGACGGACTGGACACCCCGCGCCGTCCCGGGAAACGGCTGCTGTGGCTCGGCATACCGACGACGCTCGCCTGGGCGGTGGTCGGCTGGACCGGCGCGCTGGGCCTGCTGGACAACTTCCGGTTGATGTCGCTGAACCGCGTCGGCTCGTGGGGGGCCGACGGGGGACCGGCGGTGTCGCTGGTGTTGTTCTTCAGCGTCGCGATCACGGTGGCGTCATCGCTGGGATTCGCGATGCTGTGGTCCTCCGGCTTCTCGCTGAGCCGGATGGGCATGGGATTCCGGGCGAGTTCGCTCGCCGCCGCGCTGGGCATCGCGATCGGCAGCGGGCTCGCGAGTCCATCGTGGACGGAGCCGGAGGCGGTCGGCAAGCGGCTGGGCTTCCTCGACGGGCCCGCGCAGGAGTGGTCCCAGGTGGACTGGATCGTCTACTACGAGCCGTACCTGGTGCCGGGGATCGCGGGATTGATCGCGCTGGTCCTGGTTTTGGTGCTGCTGAAGGACTTCCTCGCCGTCTCGGCGGCGGAAGACCGGAAGGAGGCGTTGCAGCAACGGGGCCGGGTGGTGACCGGGTACGTCACGCACGTCGAGTTCACCAACGTCTGGGTGATGGGGAACCCGCGGTTCAAGGTGCATGTGACGTACCCGAGCGAGTCGGGGGAGCGGACCGTGGTCACGACGATGATCACGTCCGCGTTCCAGGCGCCCTCGCGGGGCTCGACCGTCAAGGTCCGGTACGACCCGCAGGACCCGGACTCGATACTGGTGGAAGCCGACCCGCAGGACCAGTCGGCCGGTCGGAACCCTGGTGGCTTCCTGCCGCCGCAGTGGTAGGGCCCGTGCCCGGCTTGTGCGCGCTGATGAGGTTGTCGCACCCCTCCACGCGCAAGTCGGCACGGTACCCCCGCGGCTGCTCCTCGACGCACGGCTCGGCCGCGGTCGCGTCGGCGTCGCGGAAGAACATGATCCACTGATCGGTGTTGTTGTAGTAGGAGCTGACATGGTCGTTGACCGCGATGCCGTTGGTGAACCAGTCGCCGCCGTAGTTCGCATCACCGAGGCCGTACGCCTTGAAACCACCGGTGAAGTACGCGCTCTCCCAGACGCAGACGGACCCGTCGGGGCAGGCTTCGAACGGCGTCTCGACGGCCGCAACGGCCGGGCCCGACGCGGTCGTCTCCGGCGGCCCGCAGCTCCGCAAGGCGGTCACCGTGCCGGACACCGCGATCAGCACGGCGAGCGCCGCGATCCAGGCGACGCGCGGATTCCGCTTGCCGCGTGGCGGTTTCGTCAGGT encodes:
- a CDS encoding DUF3592 domain-containing protein gives rise to the protein MFALGLDGLDTPRRPGKRLLWLGIPTTLAWAVVGWTGALGLLDNFRLMSLNRVGSWGADGGPAVSLVLFFSVAITVASSLGFAMLWSSGFSLSRMGMGFRASSLAAALGIAIGSGLASPSWTEPEAVGKRLGFLDGPAQEWSQVDWIVYYEPYLVPGIAGLIALVLVLVLLKDFLAVSAAEDRKEALQQRGRVVTGYVTHVEFTNVWVMGNPRFKVHVTYPSESGERTVVTTMITSAFQAPSRGSTVKVRYDPQDPDSILVEADPQDQSAGRNPGGFLPPQW